The genomic interval tctcttatgtatatatattttctataataCATATGttgacaaaaaattaattaaataatactaaataaatttaattattaagatatagagtttttattttaacttcaaaatatcttaaaagtTTGTTAATTCAcacaaattaatttcaaatattttgttatttaactTTTTCGAAAGACATTCAAGAtctattatgttaaaaaaattaataactatttataaatatactttttttacaaataaaaagtattattaaatttggtcaaattttttttcttctttaatatcgttttttccttctatttttttcctaccattaattaacttattatgCGATCAACCGatttataagtttttaattgatttaatggcTAAACTTTACTACAAAACTTGACCCTCATAAATCACATTTAAcggaaagaaaaaattaaaagagaaaaaaaaaaagtagtatgACAAGAGTGTGACAAGTAAGGGTCCTATGGAGTAGAGCCACGTAAGAAACAGTGTCGACGTGGCGACTAGAGATTCGCTGGTTGTTCAAAACTAGAGCAcacaaaatctaaaaatatctaaaaaaccGATCGCTGACGTGTCGTCAACACTGTTTTTTCTGTATGCTCTTTCTACTCCCACACACTTTCTCCCTACATAAAACCCCTCTCATTCCTTTGTTCTTCGAAATCcctaaaatttcaaaacattctaCAATGGCTAAAACCGTTTCGATTTTGTTCCTCTTTGGATTATCGCTCTCTCTCCTTGTGCTGCTTCCTTCTCAGATCTCCGCTGAGGAATCTGAGGCAAAGGAATATGTCCTTACATTGGACAACTCTAACTTCCATGACACTGTTAGCAAGCACGATTTCATCGTTGTTGAGTTTTACGCACCTTGGTATATGATTTGATTCTACCATTTGCTTATGTTCTTTTTCGTTTTTGTTAATGTTCGATTCAGCTTTTGTTGTTACGATCTGTTGCATTTGCTTTCACTTTGTTATAGATCTTACTTTTACTAATTTCCTGTTAGAATTTTGTGTTTATCCTGATGTTGATCTaggtttaatttttatgaagatTTCGATTTTTGTACTAATTTCAACGATTAGAGatcatttcttttttaatcaattagtcaattttttttattcagctTATATTTGTTGCATGCGTTTCACTATGGCTGATTTTTGTTAATACTGTATTTTCGGTGATGGAATGTGTTTGAATCTAGTTCATATTGACCAATTATTAACATTATTGCATTGCATTTTTCTGATGGTAATTGTTTTTTTGGAAAAGTTCTGatagtaattattaatttggtttctatttttttccagGTGTGGCCACTGTAAGAACCTTGCACCTGAGGtgatttgttttcctttttttttctttaactatTTTGGTTTTTCTCTAAAGTTCAATTTGTTGGATTAAACGAATGCTGATTTTGAATCATGTTTATTTATGCAGTATGAAAAAGCTGCTTCTATCTTGAGCAGCCATAATCCTCCAATTTTTTTGGCTAAAGTTGATGCCAATGAGGAGAAGAACAAAGAAATCGCTACACAGTATGAAGTTAAGGGATTcccaacaattaaaattttgagaaatgGTGGAAAGAAAATTCAAGATTACAAAGGTCCCCGTGAAGCTGATGGTATTGTCGAATATGTGAAGAAACAAAGCGGTCCTGCATCAACAGAAATTAAATCTGCTGATGATGCTAGTGCTTTTATTGGTGAAAAGAGTGTTGTTATTGTAAGTATTCGACCATTGTACTTTTGCTTTATTTTTAGTCACACTGgcttttaatcttatttttccCATGTTTTCAGGTCGGCGTTTTCCCTAAATTCTCTGGTGAGGAGTTTGATAAGTTCATCGCAGTAGCCGAGAAGTTGCGTTCTGATTATGACTTTGGTCATACTCTGGATGCCAAACACCTCCCAAGGGGAGATTCATCAGTGTCTGGCCCTGTTGTTAGGTTATTTAAGCCATTTGACGAGCTCTTTGTAGACTCCAAGGTATTTTTTATTTCTGCAGATTGACTGTTACGTGTtacatattttgattttttttatttggctGTTTAAAACTCTTTCATGCTTGTAGGATTTCAATGTTGAAGCACTAGAAAAATTCATTGAAGAATCCAGCATCCCCGTTGTGACTGTCTTTAACAATGACCCAAGCAATCACCCTTATGTTTCAAAATTCTTTAACTCTCCCAATGCAAAGGTAATGTgctatttaagtcatttttgttcCTCCAATGCTAAACTGGATGATTTGTCTTTGTTATACTTTAGTAGAagtgtattatatatatatgtttttgagTCCAAACATCTATTGATGTCTTTGCCTGAATTAACCATTTTGTATTTCAAAGAATTTTACAAACCTTGCTTGCATTCACCACATTTCCTGGTCCAAAACACGTGATATTCCTTTTGCCATTGTTTTGGGTCTATTTGATCCTGTTTCTGAGAAACCTAAATTAAGGTTTTAAAATTGGCAGGCAATGTTGTTCCTCAACTTCAGTGCTGAAGGTGCTGAACCTATCAAATCAAAATACAGTGAAGTTGCTGAGCAATACAAACAACAGGGAGTAAGCTTTCTTGTGGGAGATGTTGAGGCCAGTCAAGGTGCCTTCCAGGTTTgtattaaagtatttaatatttaaatattttgaagttattttttgCTTAATGTTAATATTGGACATTGTGAATGACTTTTCTTGGCAGTACTTTGGACTCAAGGAAGACCAAGTACCTCTAATTATTGTTCAGAATACTGATGGGAAGAAATTTTTCAAACCCAATTTGGAAGCTGATGATGTTCCAACTTGGTTGAAGGCATACAAGGTATAGCTCATTTCTCTTAGTAGCTTACTTTGGTTGGCTGCTTTAATTTTCTACCTTTATTTCTAGCAGGATATATCGATTTTGTAAACTCTTTCATTTAAGATGTTGaattatgttattacaaatgtttttctttaagaatgtaaattttatcatattttctttttcaggAGGGAACTCTTGCACCATTTGTCAAGTCTGAGCCTATTCCTGAAACTAACAACGAGCCTGTTAAAGTGGTAGTTGGGAAAACTCTAGAGGACATAGTTTTCAACTCTGGGAAGAATGGTATACATTGTTGCCTTTTTCGTTGGCTTTATTCCATGAATGTCAGAGTTAGACTAATATAATTACTAACGTGAACTATACACCTTGCAGTTTTGCTTGAATTTTATGCTCCTTGGTGTGGACATTGCAAACAGTTGGCTCCAATTTTGGATGAAGTTGCCGTCTCATACCAAAGTGATGCTGATGTTGTTATTGCAAAACTTGTAAGATATGAGTCTACTTTTGCCTTCGAGGATTGTACTAATATGTCTAgttttagtattttttgttttggcTACTTAATTCATGTTTGGTGCCGCTTCCAGGATGCTACTGCCAATGATGTCCCTAGCGAAACCTTTGTGGTTCAAGGCTATCCAACATTGTACTTCAGGTCAGCCAGTGGAAAACTATCACAATACGATGGTGACAGGACAAAGGAAGCCATCATAGAATTTATCGAAAAGAGCCGGGATAAACCTGCTGcagctgctgctgctgctgccgCTCAGCAAGAAGTAGAACAACCAAAGGATGAGCTTTGAAAGGTAACTGTCATTAGATCATTCTTTGGTGCCTAACTTTATTCTAATGGTATAAAACTTATACAAAATTTCTCATTCatgtttttattctctttgCAGGAAAGGAGTTGTTCCTCTTTGAGAATATAGGCACACAGTTTTACCTGCGGTCTCTACAACTGTTTTGCATCTCAGAATCAGAAGTTAGGAAATCTTAGTGCCaatctatattttgtttttcattttagcTTTTCAGTTACCTCTTATGTAATGTAATACTAAATAATAATGGGAGTTTTGGCGAGTTTCTGTAACAAAACCAATTCGagataaattagtttttttggaCAAAATTTAAGTGTTATTGCACATCATTCATAACCAACATCGTAAGACAACTTATATCttctttacaattttaaaagtttgtcaTATATGGCAACTACATGGGTTTCGTTCTTAAAGAATTCTCCAAACAATTATACTTATCAATTACTATGATATCCACTGTCTTCTTTAAATCTAGCTTGAAGTTTACACGGTTAAAATCCAAAAGTCCTGTGAATAGTGTACATAACAAAAGTCTTCTTTGTTTcaatatttgaatgaaataaattttagacTCTAATATCTTTCTTAATCTTAATCTGGTCAAATCGGATGAGTTGTGAATTTTTTAAAGACGagataaaataaagacaaacCAAATTGGTCTCAAGAcaagttattaatattgttttacGAACTCTAAATTACTAAGTTAGTGATCTGATTGGTAATTTTAGAATTGTATGAATAACTGAGAGGCAATCTGAATCCGATTATTTTTTCCACGttgttcttatttttatgaCATCAAGTCAGATCTAATCAATTGCTTACAAACCAAAACAGGTTCGCCATATAAACCGGTCTTATACACTGTACTTAGTACCATGACCCGCCACTAAAAAATTCTCATGGGGCTTCTACGTGTCCATTGAAGTGTAAAACATGATCTATCTTTGAGTGTCCAGATCCAAGTTAAATTAGTTGATGCTCCTGAGCCCTGCTTGCTCTCTCCGTTTCTCAAAACGAATGATGTAAATCTAGTAACTGAAACCTATGTGTATGAAactaattttgatgaaatatttatcattctttatgttccttttttttactcaattctTTTTGTTCCTTGGTGACAGTGCGAaacaattttttgtaaaatactatttttttcaatttgtggCTTAAGAGTTTATAGTTATACTATACGACTTATAGTCTATATATAGCGGGCAGGTCATAATTTTTTACTACACATTTTTGAAAagcttattttataaaaaaaaaaaaattcaacctttgggcaatttctaaaatattttagatattaCTATGTAAAATTAGCCCCGCGTCATTAATGGCCGAGTCTCACCACGTAGAGTTTTTAAATGGTACGGCGTTCACGTGGCAAATGATTCCgtgttataattttaataaattataaaatagaaaaagtgATTTAAATAACTAAACACTTAAAATATGGATAACCACAACACAACTCAATTTAATCAAAATCTTAAAAGGTGTGTTTGGTACAACTAAGAGGAGAAAAGATGTTTTAATAGAGAAGAGGGAACATAAGATAAggaaaataaagatatatttggtttaaaagagaagaggagaaatattttaatgtttttgtgtttgtttcaagTAGAtgatgaattttaaataattttttttttattttcttggttcCCTCTTTACCCATACAACTTTCCCTAAAGTCAAAGTAAAGCAAAATGAGTTATATGATAGATTTTGGCCACTTCTCGGTGGTGGgattctatttataaaaataattttatttataaaatacattgattatatgatttaaaattacattaatatacATCACAATATCTATAtcaattaacatatttattaatatatgttattttaggTCTAGTcgaaatttattataaataattagcATATATCAAACCACAATTATTctaatgatttatttaatttagttttcacgtcaaaattaataattacctattttttaatttttttaaatataaatatttgtttcttataaaatttatctatcTTCATactttcaattaaatttatatgtaaAATTTTTCTCAAAAGCATATGCCGTATCATAATTTTACTTTTGAGATAATCATTCTATACTCATCCACATAAATATACTTTAAAAGTCACAAGGGGACGAGAGAAGTAAGTGACTCGTGATAGACGGGGAGAGGAGATAAGAGAAGTAAGGGTAGTATATTTAGAAATAAGATAGGAAGAATATAAAAAGAAGATAGAGATAAACATATAATGTAATTACTTGCGTTCTGCATATGTTTAAActcatgtatttttttataaaaaaaatagtattttttttaaaaaccattcGACATTTTGGGGTGGCCGTAGGCATCTTATGTCTCATCGAAACTACGCCCCTTCCACCTCCATTCGCCTGTTAAAAagtaaaccaaacacaaaaactTACAAATATTTTCTCATCACCCACTAGACACGCCCAAGATTTGAGTAGTTGTTTGGTGGAAGGAGAAATGGCTCGTCAGAGGTTGTTGAAATGGTGTGATGCTAAACTAAACCTTCATTTTTCTCCGTATTTTCTCAAAGGATAGAGAAAATGTTGATTCCTCTTGTTTGGTACAAGCGAGGAAGATAGAAGAGACaaaaataatagatttaattacaattttaggtcatctatttttattgattcacgaaattggtccctttattttaaaagtcgacagttttagtttcttcttctgaatttttaactaaaaaataatgaatgacgtgagatattttaaataatgtgacatatgatacgataatgtaaaatgattaacactcaTGTAATTAGAATAAAACGCAGTAAAAATTTagctttcaattttaatttttttactgtGAATAATCAATGCATCAAAATGGTTCTACATCATATAATTGTATGTTATGTCATCAAATATATGTTAGTtccacatttttttaattcaaaaatcaaatgaatGAACTAAAACTGTCaacttttaaagtaaaaaaactattttcgcGAATTAATAAGAAATAGAAAGAAtgaaactgcaattaaaccaaaataataatattggaCCAAGTACTCTTTCTTTCTCCTCATATCAGTAAAGAAACATGAGATATATTGTTGTTGATATTTGTTTTCCTTTTAAACTCTTTGATAtgtacaacttttttttaatgatgttttACATTACATATATTTCGTTTTTCACAATGAactcatttaattataattaaactattaaaattattagttaaattaattaatagttaaattcagtttataataaactcatataaGAATTTGTG from Cicer arietinum cultivar CDC Frontier isolate Library 1 chromosome 5, Cicar.CDCFrontier_v2.0, whole genome shotgun sequence carries:
- the LOC101512854 gene encoding protein disulfide-isomerase, whose translation is MAKTVSILFLFGLSLSLLVLLPSQISAEESEAKEYVLTLDNSNFHDTVSKHDFIVVEFYAPWCGHCKNLAPEYEKAASILSSHNPPIFLAKVDANEEKNKEIATQYEVKGFPTIKILRNGGKKIQDYKGPREADGIVEYVKKQSGPASTEIKSADDASAFIGEKSVVIVGVFPKFSGEEFDKFIAVAEKLRSDYDFGHTLDAKHLPRGDSSVSGPVVRLFKPFDELFVDSKDFNVEALEKFIEESSIPVVTVFNNDPSNHPYVSKFFNSPNAKAMLFLNFSAEGAEPIKSKYSEVAEQYKQQGVSFLVGDVEASQGAFQYFGLKEDQVPLIIVQNTDGKKFFKPNLEADDVPTWLKAYKEGTLAPFVKSEPIPETNNEPVKVVVGKTLEDIVFNSGKNVLLEFYAPWCGHCKQLAPILDEVAVSYQSDADVVIAKLDATANDVPSETFVVQGYPTLYFRSASGKLSQYDGDRTKEAIIEFIEKSRDKPAAAAAAAAAQQEVEQPKDEL